Proteins from a genomic interval of Lolium perenne isolate Kyuss_39 chromosome 1, Kyuss_2.0, whole genome shotgun sequence:
- the LOC127325989 gene encoding probable clathrin assembly protein At4g32285, which yields MSIRKALGAVKDQTSIGLAKVTGAVAPDLDVAIVRATGHDDAPADDRHVREVLRLTSGTRIHVAACVASVSRRLARTRDYVVAAKCLALLHRLLADGDPHFRPEIVRPSSSSLRGGGPVLASLADFRDEAHSASWDHSNFVRAYALYLHDRVRFLLALLPAPRTVRFADDYDRGGTAAAGASPAPDMTVSVHDMDAEALLARARQLRNLIDRFLACRPAGAARRSRVVLTTLGPVVSESARLYDDVAGVLAVLLDRFFDMDYADCVKAFEAYVSAARVVDDLLAFYSWCDDAGVARSADFPEVKRIDDKLLETLEQFVRERGKALHSTDGASPPPPPHALNQRNHDDPAAEHDMNSIKALPAPENYTAAPPARHAPAQAFATARVAPVQSDLVDLREPEATADEQGNKLALALFSGAPAANGDWVKFPSDDDDAPRATTSAWHTPAAEPGKADWELALVETASNLSRQAPAMGGGLDPLLLRGMYDQGAARHHVSAQGSASGSASSVAVLPVAPFLALPGPEGTVVGGDPFAASLAVPPPSYVQMAEMERKQELLAQEQRMWAQYRQGGMQGQAGLNGLAVGGRGSAFASNTSVPMAMAYHGAGGYYYY from the coding sequence ATGTCGATCCGCAAGGCGCTGGGCGCGGTCAAGGACCAGACGAGCATCGGCCTGGCCAAGGTGACCGGCGCCGTGGCGCCCGACCTGGACGTGGCCATCGTGCGCGCCACGGGCCACGATGACGCGCCCGCCGACGACCGCCACGTCCGCGAGGTGCTGCGCCTCACCTCCGGCACCAGGATCCACGTCGCCGCCTGCGTCGCCTCCGTCTCCCGTCGCCTCGCCAGGACCCGCGACTACGTCGTCGCCGCCAAGTGCCTCGCGCTGCTCCACCGCCTCCTCGCCGACGGCGACCCGCACTTCCGCCCCGAGATCgttagaccgtcctcctcatcccTCCGCGGCGGCGGCCCCGTCCTCGCCTCCCTCGCCGACTTCCGCGACGAGGCGCACTCCGCGTCCTGGGACCACTCCAACTTCGTGCGCGCATACGCGCTCTACCTCCACGACCGCGTCCGCTTCCTCCTCGCCCTCCTCCCCGCGCCCCGCACCGTCCGCTTCGCCGACGACTACGACCGCGGCGGCACCGCCGCCGCGGGCGCCTCCCCCGCCCCGGACATGACCGTCTCGGTCCACGACATGGACGCGGAGGCCCTCCTGGCGCGCGCGCGCCAGCTGCGCAACCTCATCGACCGCTTCCTGGCCTGCCGCCCCGCGGGCGCCGCCAGGCGCAGCCGCGTCGTGCTCACCACGCTCGGCCCCGTCGTCAGCGAGAGCGCCCGGTTATACGACGACGTCGCGGGCGTGCTCGCCGTCCTGCTCGACCGCTTCTTCGACATGGACTACGCCGACTGCGTCAAGGCCTTCGAGGCCTACGTCAGCGCCGCCAGGGTCGTCGACGACCTGCTCGCCTTCTACTCGTGGTGCGACGACGCGGGGGTCGCCAGGTCGGCGGATTTCCCGGAGGTCAAGCGCATCGACGACAAGCTACTCGAGACGCTCGAGCAGTTCGTGCGTGAGCGCGGCAAGGCGCTCCACAGCACAGATGGTgcctcgccgccgccaccacctcacGCTCTAAACCAACGAAACCACGACGACCCCGCCGCAGAGCACGACATGAATAGCATCAAGGCGCTCCCGGCGCCAGAGAATTACACCGCTGCGCCACCTGCACGTCATGCGCCGGCACAAGCATTCGCCACGGCGCGGGTGGCACCTGTGCAGAGCGACCTGGTCGACCTTAGGGAGCCCGAGGCCACAGCCGACGAGCAGGGGAACAAGCTCGCGCTCGCGCTCTTCTCGGGTGCACCAGCCGCGAACGGCGACTGGGTCAAGTTCCCGTctgacgacgacgacgctcccaGGGCGACGACCTCCGCGTGGCACACGCCGGCGGCGGAGCCGGGGAAGGCGGACTGGGAGCTGGCGCTCGTGGAGACGGCAAGCAACCTGTCGCGGCAGGCACCAGCGATGGGCGGCGGTTTGGACCCGCTGCTCCTGCGCGGGATGTACGACCAGGGCGCAGCACGGCACCATGTCAGCGCGCAGGGGTCGGCGTCCGGGAGCGCGAGCAGCGTGGCCGTCCTGCCGGTGGCCCCCTTCCTGGCCCTCCCCGGGCCCGAAGGCACGGTGGTCGGCGGTGACCCGTTCGCGGCGTCGCTGGCAGTGCCGCCGCCGTCGTACGTGCAGATGGCGGAGATGGAGAGGAAGCAGGAGCTGCTGGCGCAGGAGCAGCGGATGTGGGCGCAGTACAGGCAGGGCGGCATGCAGGGGCAGGCCGGCCTCAACGGGCTCGCCGTCGGCGGCCGCGGAAGCGCGTTCGCGTCCAACACCTCCGTGCCCATGGCCATGGCCTACCACGGCGCcggcggctactactactactag